One Leclercia pneumoniae genomic region harbors:
- the ndk gene encoding nucleoside-diphosphate kinase translates to MAIERTFSIIKPNAVAKNVIGSIFARFESAGFKIVGTKMLHLTVEQARGFYAEHEGRPFFDGLVEFMTSGPIVVSVLEGENAVQRHRDLLGATNPDNALAGTLRADYADSFTENGTHGSDSVESAAREIAFFFAEGEVCPRTR, encoded by the coding sequence ATGGCTATTGAACGTACTTTTTCCATCATCAAACCAAACGCGGTGGCAAAAAACGTTATTGGCAGCATCTTTGCTCGCTTTGAATCTGCAGGGTTCAAAATCGTTGGCACCAAAATGCTGCATCTGACCGTAGAGCAGGCTCGCGGTTTCTACGCTGAGCATGAAGGTCGCCCATTCTTCGACGGCCTGGTAGAGTTCATGACCTCTGGCCCAATCGTTGTCTCTGTACTGGAAGGCGAAAACGCGGTTCAGCGTCACCGCGATCTGCTGGGTGCAACCAACCCGGACAACGCCCTGGCGGGTACGCTGCGCGCTGACTACGCAGACAGCTTCACCGAGAACGGCACCCACGGTTCCGACTCTGTTGAATCAGCAGCCCGTGAAATCGCTTTCTTCTTCGCAGAAGGCGAAGTGTGTCCACGTACCCGTTAA